Proteins encoded within one genomic window of Polynucleobacter duraquae:
- a CDS encoding helix-turn-helix domain-containing protein, whose translation MRPHKHYAQLEIIGSVLKDAREKKNLARAEFANSCCLSTKMILELEEGGMSSFYTFELKIATAKRVGRVLGLDESSYLTDPSATESIDETLIESVEVQETSASKKHEVAGVDSGSKNPPPRNETILSAVLANPQVSNLEETLNQVNVEHGFKLSTAGNSVVTIRVMTIVFSFLVLTGAIYGLNDRFNIINLAIGLVNPPQKAVVANDVQDLKPDEDLALKPESSDTTVKPPETQPAQALQTTPSEQCPYKQEAQLPTYQSPNPSKRGDIVNIKSLIKQAVCVVDNSGKQTVVNLESNASYAFRGTPPFVVITQDLDSVEMYFQGWRVRSPSVGAKQIKLLEVSL comes from the coding sequence CAACTAGAAATTATTGGCTCAGTATTAAAAGATGCTCGAGAGAAAAAGAATCTAGCCAGAGCAGAGTTTGCCAACTCATGTTGTTTGTCCACCAAAATGATTTTGGAGTTAGAAGAGGGCGGCATGAGCTCTTTCTACACATTTGAATTAAAGATCGCTACCGCTAAACGAGTTGGCAGAGTCTTGGGCTTAGATGAATCATCCTATTTGACAGATCCCAGTGCCACGGAATCGATTGACGAAACTTTAATTGAGTCAGTTGAAGTTCAAGAAACTTCAGCCTCTAAAAAACATGAGGTAGCCGGAGTTGATTCAGGCTCAAAGAACCCCCCGCCAAGAAACGAAACCATATTATCCGCAGTGCTTGCAAATCCTCAGGTTTCTAATTTGGAAGAGACGCTGAATCAGGTTAATGTAGAACACGGCTTTAAGTTAAGTACTGCTGGTAATAGTGTAGTAACAATAAGAGTGATGACGATCGTATTTAGTTTTTTAGTGCTGACGGGCGCTATTTATGGACTAAATGATCGGTTCAACATCATCAATTTAGCTATTGGACTAGTAAACCCCCCACAGAAGGCCGTAGTAGCCAACGATGTTCAGGATTTAAAGCCTGATGAAGACTTAGCTCTCAAGCCCGAGAGTTCTGACACTACAGTAAAACCACCAGAAACTCAGCCAGCTCAAGCGCTTCAAACTACTCCTAGTGAGCAATGTCCTTATAAACAAGAGGCACAATTGCCCACTTATCAATCGCCGAATCCCTCTAAACGGGGAGATATTGTGAATATCAAATCTCTTATTAAGCAAGCCGTTTGCGTTGTAGATAATTCAGGGAAACAAACCGTCGTTAATCTAGAGTCAAATGCTTCTTACGCATTTCGAGGTACCCCTCCATTTGTGGTGATTACTCAGGATTTAGACAGTGTTGAAATGTATTTTCAGGGTTGGAGAGTACGCTCACCAAGTGTAGGTGCAAAGCAGATTAAATTACTGGAAGTTTCCTTGTAA